Proteins from a genomic interval of Osmia bicornis bicornis chromosome 13, iOsmBic2.1, whole genome shotgun sequence:
- the LOC114880598 gene encoding bromodomain adjacent to zinc finger domain protein 2B isoform X6 gives MEKENSASGGGGGGGGGGGGGEAAATATPGATSASEKLQADQANPLLDPTALFGAYWPRGDSAASSLFGGMPGGYGLGAHHLPSAYAILGRGGSAPGFGGHTPASAPPPPPYSHSSLGTLSVAASQAASLGINPASAAWWTMASHLAAQDYLARLQGAAGLSGFPPGAESLLPPYPASLLNPPSLSSHKSSKSKFCYGKPKAKSSKSHKTTPASSGSSTTPSMTSSSLPVSTQAPPVTSSHHSTPVSSTQNSQTNVVSSAKEGSDPSSILGGVRLPPDTEIIKYTSSIVGPKVPGTTNRGRKKTISLDTPSVSVHPPPNVPALSAHQTNTTTTSLMMEPRKYNRTATESNDYREPVDRVEVIKLPAHSTNGSVLPAPTSYTTTTNANSTSDSDAPLNLSLKPSTTSGSSPISGSQPLSQLSNLSQSLLASDRTSRRKPGPKPRRVPQNSVPVPASPSPSLAQLFAAADSPQRPSSGSEESESASTTHHKDGRPRNLGRGVSKPKKNTVASLLAQSRALGIKPTPTLDPSVPLSHQVSLLRSNILAAQLHATATGQGDDKNQRSLQEKMKNKLLEASGEESNMDVTSESGSNTDVVTDTDDDNVDGVSSAKRRKVKPSERDLQVPLERGWKRETVIKGLGKSGVIKGDVSYYSPCGKTFRSSPDLAKFLEQQNPPELTTANFSFSSRPLVGEFLQPTMGLAEAEFVRLGAQEVARRLEELRAAGGFRDARTNNQYEREKLAYAKKLAKEEAQRHKEQARLIKEQEKSERQEAVRREREIRNQQLLEGRKRLAFTIKQKMKIIQEIERGKSKSDVARELGLASSTVATIWKNRESIAESWRNRDMMQQHTDREEETKKSTTSNLVSVTSLVTNTVLSTTSTTNSNNNTGLPAVVVTPPQVQVVPSLPPPPAPLSLTTTASTTLVPSSQPTLPSTTISSTSSTGTTTTTTAAANNLSMDNTQQAQTQTQSQELLEERELKRQQAVMLKEQMYMQELTKQREMLYTVELERERRRQHMALVRALENRRKMEEREKKRLEARAERIATKEKRAEQRKMEMELIEQIRKPVEDMELTDHRPLPEIKRIPGLKLSGQAFADIVMVFEFLHNFGETLGFDMDSLPSLKSLQLALLNDEEAEEEMLSVMTHLLVCAIEDPGIPQPARHTTGLGQSLRQADITHANISEVLRIYLYANATGEVKALTGVCLERERDKKFADHHQNGGDYASTCSGKNAQFYEHLHNNETWRMSERLRDKPFLALNPTHKAQMLAFLCNELLQNKAVIRQIEGSLETVAQLRKERFVLDTKIRKLRQLHSRKVRMEAVGVIVNKTGDTITIEKKEVDEEGNTTSTAVGTTPTPDEIHHEDEVEDMSENESEGTQPEEEEDKNLSGEELGKKLDKLLKQSEEQLQKLNSSSKQLRAHIFGQDRYWRRYWELACAGGIFVEAMESAEPEILDLQAELDEKYKNMPTEEAKSETKQEDTKSNAENRENEAPNDVKEEKKYNSSEQEEDVKPLLDKTKSEIDDVNCKKEPVQNCGSDNSTNVKEEKKVDVDGSMADAKTNVTSEEIKQETEVVSMDVDVKEDTKKENEEMDEEMKPAVKMMEDKIVETIPNGDKYNHVNNLHNGKELNGTFISNCSNEFNWFSILPRETCDTPGPSTKQIFGIAEPTELRIPVFPPPASPNYDRCDSPAPLILTQDEAVQLEYLKVHGLPPPGEAKPVPKDLRYGWWRITDVDTFQELLEHLHSRGVREKELKRTTWATMESFLAVTGRINVDPGNVSATELKSTPDDPDTPIPQPDNPVTWSEQVALRVDAQLLEQVEALEDKVANASMQVKGWKLPPRAGTEEAEEIEKLNEMEKVSAVEQARQRLLSLEAAIERRYLKPPLGVCTGDPNLAALKAEQAAAANANSSNSDQSNQAPVPQEETTPRGLNNWREATARAHTSAQLAMALYMLEASIAWDKSIMKAVSLTPARNSVCVKLRNRCVSLKATTQYNQLLTTSQASNCQFCHSGDNEDKLLLCDGCDRGYHTYCFRPKMENIPDGDWYCHECMNKATGERNCLVCGKRVGKNLVLCELCPRAYHTDCHNPVMPKMPRGKWYCSNCHSKQPKKRNSSRRSHTKGGGTRESESSDHPPASPTPSTASNTHVEDVSSSEPATPTASPRKEGNNRTLTKKQQRELAPCKVLLEQLEQQDEAWPFLLPVNTKQFPTYKKIIKTPMDLSTIKKKLQDSVYKSRDEFCADVRQMFINCEVFNEDDSPVGKAGHGMRSFFEMRWTEITGAPPPHPQTHS, from the exons CATATTGGCCTCGGGGCGACAGCGCAGCTTCGTCGCTTTTTGGTGGAATGCCGGGTGGATATGGGTTGGGAGCCCATCATTTGCCATCGGCTTATGCCATTCTCGGCCGAGGAGGTTCTGCTCCTGGTTTCGGAGGCCACACGCCAGCCTCTGcgccaccaccacccccgTACTCCCACAGCAGCCTCGGCACCCTCAGCGTGGCTGCCAGTCAAGCTGCTAGTTTAG GAATCAATCCTGCCAGTGCAGCATGGTGGACGATGGCCTCGCACTTAGCGGCACAGGACTACCTCGCTAGGTTACAAGGAGCGGCAGGACTCTCCGGATTTCCGCCTGGTGCCGAAAGCCTGCTGCCACCTTATCCTGCCTCTCTACTTAATCCCCCGTCCCTATCGTCTCACAAGTCCAGTAAGT CTAAATTCTGTTACGGCAAACCAAAAGCTAAGTCAAGCAAGAGTCACAAGACGACCCCGGCCAGCAGCGGTAGCTCGACGACGCCGAGCATGACAAGCAGCAGTTTGCCGGTGTCGACTCAAGCACCACCGGTCACGTCCTCTCATCACAGTACCCCGGTCAGCAGCACGCAAAATTCGCAAACGAACGTCGTCAG TTCTGCGAAAGAGGGCAG cGATCCTAGCAGTATATTGGGAGGTGTCCGATTACCTCCTGACACAGAGATCATCAAGTACACGTCGAGTATAGTCGGTCCGAAGGTTCCTGGGACAACGAACCGCGGAAGGAAGAAGACCATATCCTTGGACACGCCAAGTGTGAGTGTACACCCACCACCTAATGTACCTGCTCTTTCTGCTCATCAGACAAACACGACGACCACGTCGTTGATGATGGAACCGAGAAAATACAATCGCACGGCG ACCGAGTCGAACGACTACAGGGAGCCCGTTGATCGTGTAGAAGTGATCAAATTGCCAGCACACTCGACCAATGGTTCCGTTCTACCGGCGCCAACGTCTTACACGACCACCACCAATGCTAATAGCACCAGCGATTCGGATGCGCCGTTGAATCTCTCCCTGAAACCGTCGACGACGAGCGGTAGCTCGCCGATTTCTGGTAGTCAACCGCTCAGTCAGCTCAGTAATTTAAGTCAGTCGTTGCTTGCCTCCGACCGAACGT CAAGACGAAAGCCGGGACCGAAACCTCGAAGGGTGCCGCAAAATTCGGTACCGGTGCCGGCGTCGCCGAGTCCCTCGTTGGCGCAGCTGTTCGCCGCCGCGGATTCGCCTCAGCGACCGAGCAGCGGAAGCGAGGAGAGCGAGAGCGCGAGTACGACCCATCACAAGGATGGTCGACCAAGGAACCTGGGTCGCGGTGTGTCCAAGCCGAAGAAGAACACCGTTGCCTCGTTACTAGCTCAAAGCAGAGCCCTGGGGATTAAACCTACGCCCACGTTGGACCCTAGCGTGCCATTGTCTCACCAGGTCTCGCTATTGAGGTCGAATATTCTGGCTGCGCAGCTGCACGCCACCGCCACGGGTCAAGGTGACGACAAGAATCAG CGATCTTTGCAGGAGAAGATGAAGAACAAGCTGCTGGAGGCGTCCGGTGAAGAGAGCAACATGGACGTGACCAGCGAGAGCGGAAGTAACACGGATGTTGTGACGGACACTGACGACGACAACGTGGACGGTGTATCCAGCGCGAAGAGGAGAAAGGTGAAACCCAGCGAGAGGGATCTACAGGTTCCTCTGGAGCGTGGCTGGAAACGGGAGACTGTCATCAAGGGATTAGGGAAGTCGGGAGTGATAAAGGGTGACGTGTCTTATTACAGCCCTTGCGGAAAGACGTTCAGGAGCAGTCCGGATTTGGCGAAG TTTTTGGAGCAACAGAATCCACCAGAGCTGACGACCGCAAACTTTTCCTTCTCCTCCCGTCCTCTGGTGGGCGAGTTCCTCCAGCCGACAATGGGCTTAGCGGAGGCGGAATTCGTTAGGTTGGGCGCGCAGGAAGTGGCGAGAAGATTGGAAGAGCTCAGAGCCGCGGGTGGTTTCAGGGACGCGAGAACAAACAATCAGTATGAAAGGGAGAAGCTCGCGTACGCGAAGAAACTCGCCAAGGAAGAAGCACAACGGCACAAGGAGCAAGCCAG GCTGATCAAGGAACAAGAAAAGTCAGAGAGGCAGGAAGCAGTGAGGCGAGAACGGGAGATTCGAAATCAACAGTTGCTCGAG GGTCGAAAGCGGCTAGCGTTCACGATCAAGCAGAAAATGAAGATCATCCAAGAGATCGAACGCGGTAAGAGCAAGAGCGACGTGGCGCGCGAGCTGGGTCTGGCTAGCAGTACGGTGGCCACCATATGGAAGAATCGTGAGAGCATCGCTGAGAGCTGGAGGAACCGCGACATGATGCAACAGCACACCGATCGCGAAGAGGAGACGAAAAAATCCACCACGTCGAATTTGGTCTCCGTTACGTCCTTGGTGACCAACACGGTGCTAAGCACCACCAGCACCACCAACAGCAACAATAACACCGGCTTGCCGGCCGTCGTTGTGACACCACCCCAGGTGCAAGTGGTACCATCGCTGCCACCGCCACCGGCACCTCTCTCATTGACGACAACCGCCTCCACGACGCTCGTGCCGTCCTCGCAACCGACGCTGCCATCCACAACAATCTCCAGCACGTCGTCCACCGGCACcacaaccaccaccaccgccgcCGCCAACAACCTCAGCATGGACAATACCCAGCAGGCCCAGACCCAGACGCAAAGTCAGGAGCTTCTGGAG GAACGAGAACTAAAGCGGCAACAAGCAGTCATGCTGAAGGAACAG ATGTACATGCAGGAGCTCACCAAGCAGCGCGAGATGCTCTACACCGTCGAGCTG gagagggagagaaggagACAGCATATGGCGTTGGTACGTGCCCTGGAGAACCGTCGAAAGATGgaagaaagggagaaaaagcGTCTCGAAGCTAGGGCCGAACGAATCGcgacgaaagagaaacgagcggaacaaagaaaaatggaGATGGAACTGATCGAACAGATCAGGAAACCTGTGGAAGACATGGAACTAACAG ACCACAGACCACTGCCAGAAATAAAACGAATACCTGGACTGAAATTGTCCGGCCAAGCTTTCGCGGACATCGTTATGGTTTTCGAGTTTCTGCATAATTTCGGCGAAACTTTAGGCTTTG ATATGGACTCGCTGCCGAGTCTAAAGAGTCTCCAGTTAGCTCTGCTCAACGACGAGGAAGCGGAAGAAGAGATGCTGTCGGTGATGACCCACTTGCTGGTGTGCGCTATCGAGGACCCAGGTATCCCTCAGCCCGCTAGACACACGACGGGATTAGGGCAAAGCCTACGACAGGCTGACATAACGCACGCAAACATCAGCGAGGTGTTACGAATCTATTTGTACGCGAACGCAACCGGCGAGGTGAAAGCGTTGACCGGTGTCTGTCTTGAACGAGAACGCGACAAGAAGTTCGCCGATCATCATCAGAACGGCGGTGACTACGCTTCGACCTGTTCAGGAAAGAACGCTCAGTTCTACGAACACTTACACAACAACGAAACGTGGAGGATGTCCGAGAGGTTGAGGGACAAGCCGTTTTTGGCACTGAATCCAACGCACAAGGCGCAGATGCTCGCGTTCCTCTGCAACGAGTTGTTGCAGAACAAGGCTGTGATCAGGCAGATCGAAGGAAGCTTAGAAACGGTGGCGCAACTCAGGAAAGAAAGATTCGTATTGGACACGAAGATCAGAAA GCTCAGACAATTGCACAGTCGAAAGGTGCGTATGGAAGCAGTCGGCGTGATCGTGAACAAGACTGGAGACACGATTACCATCGAGAAGAAGGAAGTTGACGAGGAAGGTAACACGACGTCGACGGCAGTGGGTACGACGCCTACTCCTGACGAGATTCATCACGAGGACGAGGTTGAAGACATGTCTGAGAACGAGAGCGAAGGGACTCAGCCTGAAGAG GAGGAGGACAAGAATCTATCCGGCGAGGAACTTGGGAAAAAGTTGGACAAACTGTTGAAGCAATCGGAAGAACAGCTACAGAAATTGAACAGCTCTTCGAAGCAACTTCGAGCGCACATATTTGGCCAGGACAGGTACTGGAGAAGGTACTGGGAGCTGGCCTGCGCTGGTGGTATCTTCGTCGAGGCCATGGAGAGTGCTGAACCGGAGATCCTGGACCTGCAAGCCGAACTGGACGAAAAGTACAAAAACATGCCAACGGAGGAGGCGAAATCAGAGACGAAACAGGAGGACACTAAGTCGAATGCTGAGAATCGGGAGAACGAGGCTCCGAATGACGttaaggaagaaaagaagtaCAACTCGAGCGAACAAGAAGAAGATGTGAAACCGTTGTTGGATAAAACGAAATCCGAAATTGACGACGTTAATTGCAAGAAAGAACCTGTGCAAAATTGTGGTTCCGATAATTCGACGAACgtgaaagaagagaagaaggtCGACGTGGATGGTTCGATGGCTGATGCGAAGACAAACGTCACTTCCGAAGAAATTAAACAAGAAACAGAGGTTGTTAGTATGGACGTGGATGTGAAAGAGGAtacgaagaaagaaaacgaagaGATGGACGAAGAAATGAAGCCAGCTGTGAAGATGATGGAGGATAAAATCGTCGAGACGATTCCAAATGGCGACAAATACAATCATGTTAACAATCTTCATAATGGCAAGGAATTGAACGGCACATTTATTTCCA ATTGCAGCAACGAATTCAATTGGTTTTCAATTTTACCTCGAGAAACTTGCGACACTCCAGGACCGAGTACCAAGCAGATATTTGGAATAGCTGAACCCACCGAGCTGAGAATACCAGTGTTCCCTCCGCCGGCTAGTCCAAATTACGACAGGTGCGATAGTCCAGCACCTTTGATTTTGACCCAGGACGAAGCAGTTCAGCTCGAGTATCTCAAAGTACACGGTCTACCTCCTCCAGGGGAAGCTAAACCAGTACCAAAGG ATTTACGATACGGTTGGTGGAGAATAACAGACGTCGACACGTTTCAAGAACTGTTGGAGCACCTTCATTCTCGCGGTGTCCGCGAGAAGGAACTGAAACGTACAACATGGGCGACCATGGAATCCTTCCTAGCCGTGACAGGTAGAATCAACGTGGACCCTGGCAACGTATCCGCCACCGAACTGAAATCCACACCCGACGATCCTGATACACCGATCCCGCAACCGGACAACCCGGTAACATGGAGCGAGCAGGTCGCGTTACGGGTGGACGCGCAACTTTTGGAGCAGGTCGAGGCTCTCGAGGACAAAGTCGCGAACGCCAGCATGCAGGTCAAAGGCTGGAAACTTCCTCCGCGGGCTGGCACCGAGGAGGCCGAGGAGATTGAGAAATTGAACGAAATGGAGAAAGTGAGCGCTGTCGAGCAAGCGCGGCAAAGGTTACTGTCTTTGGAGGCAGCGATAGAGAGGAGATACTTGAAACCACCGTTAGGCGTTTG TACGGGCGATCCAAATTTAGCGGCTCTGAAAGCTGAACAGGCGGCTGCGGCTAACGCAAACTCGAGTAATTCGGATCAGAGCAATCAGGCGCCGGTGCCGCAGGAGGAAACAACTCCGAGAGGTCTGAACAACTGGAGAGAGGCAACAGCTCGTGCACACACGTCGGCTCAGCTCGCCATGGCACTGTACATGCTGGAGGCCAGCATCGCCTGGGACAAGAGCATCATGAAGGCTGTGAGTCTAACACCAGCTAGAAACTCGGTCTGCGTCAAGCTACGAAACCGCTGCGTCTCACTCAAAGCTACCACTCAGTACAATCAGCTATTGACTACTTCTCAGGCCTCT AATTGTCAGTTCTGTCACAGTGGAGATAACGAAGACAAGCTGCTACTGTGTGATGGTTGTGACCGCGGCTATCATACTTACTGTTTCCGTCCAAAAATGGAAAACATTCCTGATGGTGACTG GTATTGTCACGAGTGCATGAACAAAGCAACAGGGGAACGAAATTGTTTGGTATGCGGAAAGAGGGTTGGCAAAAATTTAGTGCTATGTGAACTCTGTCCACGGGCTTATCATACCGACTGCCATAATCCTGTTATGCCAAAA ATGCCAAGGGGAAAATGGTATTGTTCTAATTGCCACAGTAAACAACCAAAGAAGAGAAATAGTAGTCGAAGGAGTCATACCAAAGGGGGAGGCACCAGAGAAAGTGAAAGTTCTGATCATCCACCAGCTAG TCCAACGCCGTCAACGGCATCGAACACGCACGTAGAGGACGTCAGTTCATCGGAACCGGCAACACCTACAGCCTCGCCGAGGAAGGAGGGCAACAATAGGACACTGACGAAGAAACAACAACGAGAGCTGGCTCCTTGTAAGGTGCTACTCGAACAGTTGGAGCAACAGGACGAGGCCTGGCCGTTCCTTTTGCCGGTGAACACCAAACAGTTTCCTACCtacaagaaaattattaaaacacCCATGGATCTCAGTACGATCAAGAAGAAATTGCAGGACTCCGT GTACAAGTCTCGCGATGAGTTTTGCGCCGATGTCAGACAGATGTTCATCAACTGCGAGGTATTCAACGAGGACGACAGTCCTGTGGGGAAGGCTGGACACGGGATGCGCAGTTTCTTCGAAATGCGTTGGACCGAGATTACCGGCGCACCACCTCCACATCCGCAAACGCATAGCTGA